The Mycoplasmopsis caviae sequence AATGGAGCAACCTTTAGCGAGGTTTTATTCAATGCAACAATTGGTGGCGGTGCTTCATTCTTAGTTGTGACATTAACTGATAATATGAATAGAACAACAAGTTCTATGAAAGCACACTTTAACAAACAAAACGCCACACTCGGCAAAACAGGTCAAGTTCCTTTTGCTTTTGATCACAAAGGCGTTTTAGAAATATCAAAAGATTTAGCAAGCGAAGATGATTTAACAATGATTGCACTTGATAATGGTGCTGAAGACTTTGAAGCAACAGAAGTATCATTTATTATTACCACTGCACCTGAAAACTTTTCAAAATGTAAAAGTGCAATAGAAACTAATTTAGGAATTAGTGACTTTATGCAATGTGAGGTAACTTATATTCCAAATTCTACTGTTTCATTTGACAAAGAAAAAAGTGAAAGAATTCAAGAATTTATTAATAAACTTGAAGACGATGATGATGTCCAAGAGGTTTATCACAATATTGAATTAGAAGACTAGAATCATCTTTTAATTTAAGTAGAAAGCTAGTATGAAGAAATTTATTAAAGCTCTTGAAAATGGAGCGTTTTCAATTGGCACAAGAGAAATAGCAGCAAAATTTTATTTAATTTTAATTGCATTTGCAATTATATTTTTAGTGCCAATACTAGTATCCTTAATTGTTCCATTATTTAAGAAAAAACTTAGTAAAAATGGAAGCACATTACTTTATGCGTTTGTAACTGGTTTCTTTTTAACAATGGCTCTTTTTGGTTTTTTAAAAGAAGCTTTAGAAATAAGTTCTACATATGCGCCTAGTTCACTTAGTGCTAATGCAACATTGAGTCAAATTAGATGAGCAACTTATGGCTGAAATATTTTATTAATTGTTTCAGGCTTAATTGGTGGATTAATTTTTGCTTTTAGTATTAAATATTTAGTCAAAAGCGTAAGTAAAAAACACCTTGCCAAAAGCAAAGCAAGTGTTTTTGTTCACTCGCATGAGCATGTACAAGGCGATAATGAACAACATAGCCATATGGACAATTTGAATACATCAACTAAAGCTGACAATAGGTTAAAAATTGTTGCCTTACTTTTGTTACTTACACATAGAATACCAGAAGGGTTTTTAATAGGATATTCATTAAATAATTTATATGTTGATAAAGAGATTGGGACATTAGGATTTGCTTTCTTTATTTCATTTATAATGCATTTAATACCAGAAGAAATTGTATTTTATTACAGACAAAGAGAAATGGGCGTTAGTCGCTGAAAAGCAATTAGTACCTCAATAGGTTGTTTATTCTTGTTCTTGCCAATGATGCTACTAGGTATATTTCTTGGTAAATATATTCAAAACATTTGACAACTAAGGGCATTCTTACAAGCAACAATTGCCGGAATATTCTTCTTTACAGCCACAATGGAATTTCTGCCTGAATTTTATAGCACTCACTATGATGCTAAAATGTTTAAAAAAGTTATGATTACATTCATGGCCGGCCTAGTAGTATGTGCTTTAATATTAGCAATACACCAACACGGTAAATTTAACTAATTTAAT is a genomic window containing:
- a CDS encoding YebC/PmpR family DNA-binding transcriptional regulator, giving the protein MAGHSHWAGIKHKKGANDAARGKIFQKMFKEIYVAATNAGGADPETNPSLKLAIAKAKSKNMPKANIERALAKAKGEAKNGATFSEVLFNATIGGGASFLVVTLTDNMNRTTSSMKAHFNKQNATLGKTGQVPFAFDHKGVLEISKDLASEDDLTMIALDNGAEDFEATEVSFIITTAPENFSKCKSAIETNLGISDFMQCEVTYIPNSTVSFDKEKSERIQEFINKLEDDDDVQEVYHNIELED
- a CDS encoding ZIP family metal transporter, which encodes MKKFIKALENGAFSIGTREIAAKFYLILIAFAIIFLVPILVSLIVPLFKKKLSKNGSTLLYAFVTGFFLTMALFGFLKEALEISSTYAPSSLSANATLSQIRWATYGWNILLIVSGLIGGLIFAFSIKYLVKSVSKKHLAKSKASVFVHSHEHVQGDNEQHSHMDNLNTSTKADNRLKIVALLLLLTHRIPEGFLIGYSLNNLYVDKEIGTLGFAFFISFIMHLIPEEIVFYYRQREMGVSRWKAISTSIGCLFLFLPMMLLGIFLGKYIQNIWQLRAFLQATIAGIFFFTATMEFLPEFYSTHYDAKMFKKVMITFMAGLVVCALILAIHQHGKFN